The Buteo buteo chromosome 23, bButBut1.hap1.1, whole genome shotgun sequence genome contains the following window.
TACAGAGCTGGGGACTCAGGCGTTGAATTTACCCCCTATACAGGACTGGGGACCTGAGGTTATCCCTATATGGCGCTGGAATCCCGGGGGTTACATATACCCCCGACATAGGGCTGGACAGGCAGGGGTTATATATAGGCCCTATACCTCAGCAGGTATTTAGTTATACGGGTGTTAGTTACTCCCTGTATAGAGCTGGATACCCAGGATTATATACAGCCCCTATATAGAGCTGGGCACCCAGGGCTTATATATCCCCTTTGGACATCAGGGGTTATCTGTGCCCTTATAGAGAGCACGACACCAGGAGTTACCCCTATGCAGAGCAGGATGCCTGGGGGTTATATATAGCCCTTGTACAGAGCTGGCCCCTGGGACTTACATATATTCCTATAGAGAGCTGGACACCCAGGTGTTATGTATACCCTTATACAGAGCAGGACATCCAGGAGTTGTATATACCCTTACATGGAGCAGGACATCCAGGTGTTGTATATACCCCCTATATAAAGCTCCTTATACAGAGCAGGACATCCAGGAGTTATATATAGCCCCAACACAGAGCCAGACATCAGGGGTTATACGCACCCCTATATGGAGCTGGTACTCAGGACTTTTATACGCCCCCCATACAGACGTGGACACCCTGGGGTTACACATAGAGCCCCCCCATACAGAACGGGACACCCAGGCTTACGCAGACCCCTATATACAGCCAGGCAGCGGCGGTTAATGCCCCCTACCCAGGTTTATGCATCCCCCCCATAGCATCCGTAGCCCCCGCGGCTCCAACGCCGGGGCCAGCGACACCCCGTCCCCGGGCTGGCGGCCGGCGCGAGGTCCCGGGGGACAGGTGGGACCCCCGGGGTGGCTACTGCTTGTCGATGGCACCCTGCTCGGCGGCACTGTCGGGCGCAGCCTGCGCCTGCCACGACGTCTCCTTCAGCACGAACCAGCAGTTCCCGGCCCACAGCAGAAAGTTGATGAAGCCAAAGagctggggggagaggagagagcccCGGGCGGGGGGCACCCGTGGGTGAGCCCCTGCCCCCAGTGCCCCACGCGCCCCGTGTGACCCCTGCGCCTCGTGCTTGCAACCCGTGCACCCAAGGCACCTCACGCGCCCCATGCACCCTGTGCACCTTATGCACCCCATGTGCCCCGTGCACCTCATGCAACCCATGCAACCCATGCACCTCATGTACCTCATGCAACATGTACAACCTGTGCAACCTGCGCGCCCAATGCACCCCATGAGCCCCATGCACCTTCATGCAACCTGTGCACCCCATGCACCTGACGCAATGCGTGCAACCCATGCAACCTGTGCACCCAATGCACCCCATGTGCCCCATGCACCTCATGCAACCCACACACCTTGTGTGCCCCATGCATCTCATGCAACCCATGAACCCCATGCATCCCCCGTACACCTCATACACCTTGGGCACTCCATGCACCCCAACCACCCATGCCAGGGGCTGCATCACCACCGCCGACCCCGGCATGGGGGTCCCCTGTGACTGGGGGGGGGATGTCTCATGGGGGTGCAGGATGGGTCCCATATCCTGTGGGACCAGCAGGGAGTTAGCACCATGGCCATggagcatgtgtgtgcatgtttccACTGCCCTCTCCCAGCTGAGCTCAGGAATCCAGCATGCGTGTGCGTGCACGAGGGCTCGCAGGTGTGACTGTACGTGGGTGCGTGcccatgtgtgtgcatgcatgcacatgcCTGTGTGCACGGTGTGTTCACATGTGCGTGTGTATTTTCACATGAACACGCACATGCATGGGTGCGCATTCATGTGCATGGGCTTGGCAAGCATGTACAGGCAtccacgtgtgtgtgtgtgcacatgtgtgcatACATGCACGTGCATGTGCCCCCAcaagggctgggggctgcttaGCTCTGCTTGAAGCATCATAAATGTCTCCcccaagcaaataaatacatatacgTGCCCATGTGTACATGCCTGTATATACGCCCACGTGTGAATACGTGCATGCATGCGTGCCTATAACCCATGTGCATCGGTGTGCACCGGTGCCCGGCTCTCACCACGGAGATGTTGGCCAGCCCCATGGCCGGCGTGGTGCCGGCGTTGCAGACCACGTCCTGGCCCTGGCAGACCGCCATGGCAGCGATGAGGCTGGCGGGCCGCGTGGCCGCCTTCACGTCGGTGAGCCCCTTGCCCCACGCCGCTGCCGCCACCAGCCAGAAGAAGGCGAAGCAGACGGTGACACAGAAATCCTGCCGggatggggacactgggctcAGCAGCGGCCCCGGTGCAGAGCGGTGCAGGATCCATCCCCCCGCTTAGGGATGTAGCCGCCTTACCGCAAAGGGGAGCTTCTTATTTTCGCCGTAGAGGGAATGAAAGCGCAGGTAAAGCACCAGAGCCGCCATGGCGTAGAGGAAGGAGAAGACCCCCAGGGTCACAAAAAattcagcaggagcagagaaatCACCGATGAGGTGCAGGGTGCGGGTTTCTGACTCGCCCTCGCAGTCCGGCATCTCGAAGGGGACCTGGTATAACCTGGGAGAACAGGAGGGGGATGTCGGGTGACCCGGGAATGGAGGGGACAATGGGGATGGCTCTGCCAGCCCAAAATAACTGCGCTGGGTTGGTCCCCCAGGGACGGAAGGAACAGACCAGCTGCTGGGTCGGAATCTGGACCCTTTGCCGCAGTCCAGTGCCCTGGCATGGGGCAGGTGGCTGAAGGAAGGGGTTAAAACTGTGGCTCATGCACGGCTGGCCCGGCTCCATCCTCGTCTTTCCTGATTAATGAGGATTCCCCCCGTAGCCGGGGGATGCCCCACGGTGCCGGGGGTGCAGAGGGTGCCCAGCTGGACACGGCGCTTCCCTGCCCACAGGGACCGTGACTGCGGTCCCATGGGGGTCCCAGCAGTGGGGATGGGGTTTAACCCCAACCCAGCACCCCGTGTTCCCCCTGGCTCACTGTGGAGCCACGTTGGGTGCCCGGATGGGTTCCAGGGGGGTGTCCGGGCTCGGTGCCCCCTCACCTGAAGGGGTACCCGAACTGGACGGAAATGGCACTCATCTCTTTGGTTTCACCGCCGCATTTCACCGTCGCCCCAGTCTCGCCGCTGAAAGAGCCGCAGGCCCCGAAGGCAAAGATGGCGAAGAGCTACGGGAGAGGAGCAGCGCGTCGGGGggcaaggggaagggggggagctTGAgaccctggggaccccccccaccctggggtggCATACACCCAAGCGGGGGTTTGCACCCCCCGGTGCTGAGTCACGGCGGCCGCGGTGGTGCAGGGCGAGCTGCCATCCCGCAGCTGTTGGCCTTGTGCGCCAGCACCGGGGCTGCTGCCGGCACCGGCACTTGCGTCCGGGGATGAAacggggcagcagcagcagcgacaGGGGGGCGATGCTCCAGGGGGGGGCAGCAAGGCCaaccccccccggcccgcccttAATTTTAGGCATGGTGCTGAGCGACAGAGCAGGTTTCCAGCAAGCCGGGAGCATCCCCGTTGTGGGACCCCCGGGGTCACCCTGCCGCCATCGGTCCCCCTCCCTGGGGAGCCGCCGCTGCCATTTCCCGGCCCTCGGCACCGAGCTGCTCTTGTCTCCGGCCGAGGGTGCCGGGAAAATGTTGTTCCCAAATAGTTTTCTGGCAACTCATCCCAGCTGAGCTCACGGCTTCCCGCATCCAGCCGGGTGAAGGGGGGAAGCCGAGTGGCCGGGCCTGACGCCGTGGGGATGGGCAGGCCCACGTGCGGCACCAAGGGTCAAAGCAGGAGCACTGGCAGCCACCCCAGGGATTTTCCTCACCCTTTTGGCTTCGGGGTGTCTGCACgcagggcctgatcctgcacgGTGAACCCACTGGCAGGGGGTGCCCAGCGCCTGCCCGGGTGGGATTATCCAAAGCAGAGAgatgggatggggggaaaaGCCCCCTTGACCTGGCTCCTCCGGGCAGGAGATGCCCAAACAGGTCTGGCCTTGTGCCCTGGGGCCAAGCCCCCcaccccgtgcctcagtttcccagcGCTGGCACCTGGGTGTGGGGCCGGCTGGGAGCCCCCCGGCCACGGCGAGGCCGTGCTGCAGAAATGCCGCCCTGAAATACAATCCCGGAGCCATTCATGGCACGGCCCGGACGGGGACGGGGCTGCGGGCGCTTGGCtcccccccgtccccagggtgtcccctCGTGGGGACCACTGACCCCCagtcccccttccccacccacccaccccgcCCGGTGCCCCCTGAGCCCGTAGGAATGACGGGGACTCGGCACCCCGATGTCACCGTCCCTTCTGGCATGGCCGGGCAAAGCCACCTGCTCAAGGTCACCGGGGGGGCCATGTGGCCTGAACCCAGGCGGCCCCGCACCCCACCTCCTCCGGAGCCCCCCCAGGATGGGGTCCCCACACCTAGGGCTGCCAGGGTGGGGGAGGCtctggaggggcagggaggtCTCCACGGTCCCCTCATCCTGAAGGGGGGGCTTTAAGAAAGCAGCGGGGCACCCCAAatctgggggtggggggaaaaggcTGGGCAGGGGTCCCAGGGGAccagcacccaggggtgctggggaaggggctgtgcccggggcggggcgggggtggaGGTGTCCTGGTGCCGGTGCTGGGATCGGGcccgggatggggggggggacacacactgAGGGGGGACTCACCCATTCCAGCACCTTGATGAAGCCCAGGGGTTCCTGGAGGCGGCCCCAGCGCATCCCACCCAGGACGCGGTCCTGCGGGGAGAGAGCAGCGGGAGCCGGGGCACCGGGGCGGCACCAGGGGCTGCTCCGGGGCACCGGGGGGACTGCACCGGGGGCTGCTCCGGGGGACAGGGGGGGCTACACCGGAGGACCGGAGAGCTCCAACGGGAGTTGTcccgggcagggggctgcaCCGGGACACCGGATTGCTGCACCAGAACAGCGGAGGGACGGTGGGAGGCTGCACCGGGGGTCGCACCGGGacaccggggcggggggcgggggggcgctGCACCGGGAGTTGCATGGGAGAACCGGGGGCTGCACCGGGGGTTGCATGGGGAGACCGGGAGTTGCCCCGGGCCACCGAGGCGCCGCACCGGGAGACTGCCCCGGGCAcctgggagtgggggggggggggggggggacgcaCCGGAGCCCTACCTGGAGCCGGGGGCCTTTGTCGCCggccgcgggggcggcgggctcCGACAtggccgggccgggggcggtcGGTGCTGCCTCCGCCGCCCGCTGGGACCGCTCCGCTGTCAGAGCCGCCACCGGGAACCCCACAGCCCCCGGGGCTGGCAGCACCGCCCCGCCCCCTGCAAGGCCCCCCGGTCCGCCCCCGGACACCCCCGggacagcccccagccccggtcCGCCCCCGGTCCCTCCGCCCAGCGCGGAGCCAGCCAACAGCGGGATGGGCAGCCCCCCTCCCACCACCCGGGGGGGTGTCCGTGCGTCCGTCCCGGGGCTCGTCCGACCCCCAGTGAGTCCCCCTGGGGTCCTCGGCCCTGCAATGGGACGGGGAGCCCCGGGGCCGTGCCGGCGTCCAGCTCCCGGTGCGGTGCCGACAGCCGACGGGGGCCGGTAACGGGGCTGTCGGCACCGCACCGGGAGCTGGACGCCGGCACGGCCCCGGAGGACCCTGGGGCATCCCGGTGTCTCTGCCCTGGCACCCCCTCCCCGGTAACCCCGGCCCGGTAGCCCCGGCGtggccgcccgccccgcccctctaGAACTCAGACCCCGCCCCCTTTGCCTTGCCCCCgccccctccagctcctcccctttcctcttcGCCGAGCCCGCCCTCCCCGTTTTTTCATTGGCTAAACCGCGGGAAGCGCGGTCCAATGGAAAAGCGGCGCGGGGGGAAGTAGAGCGAAGGGGGCGGGGAGGCGCCTGCGCGTTGCCGGCCCGTTGGCAGGAAGCGGCGGAGAAGAGCCCGGTGAGGGTAGAGCGGCGTTCCCGCCTCCGCCGCCtgttccccccccttccccgccaccgccgccaTGTTCCTCACACGCTCCGAGTACGACCGGTAAGTACACGCCCGCCCCCCGCCAGCCCTCTCCCGCGCTTTCCCCGTCGCCCGCGGCCTGCGGCTGAGTCACGGGCCTGCGGCCGGTCACCACCTTCCCCATCCCCGTAGGCCCTGGCCGGTGCCTCTCGCCTGCAGCTGCCGTAGGGCCGCTCTGAGGAGCTGGTGGGGAGGCCGCAGCCCCTCTGGGCTCTGCTCAAGGACTTCTGCTCGTCCCCCTGCCTGCTCCGCCAGGGCCCGTGGGGGTTCCGCCCTGCCGGGCACTGGTACAGCCGTCCGGTTCGtggccgtcccctccctgcttCGGGCTCTTCcccctatttttattttctttgggctTTGGAGAACCCGGTTCTGTTAAatgcaggggaagggagggtACGGCCCCTGTGACCGGGGGCTTCCAGTGTTGGAAGGCCCCCGGTGTGGGGGGAGGCTGCCtgcggggtgtgtgtgtgtgtgtgtgtctcatGAGGCTGTAGTTTATCTTGCTAAACGCCTCCTGAAATCAGATGGCTTTTAAGAAATGGAGGGGTTTGCATGTGGATGGAGGCCCTGGGCACAGGGCTTCTCTTGGGAGGGCAGAGTCATCTCCTGTTTTGTGCGGTGGGATGGGAGGAGCAGTGGAAGTCAGGCTGGGCTGGTGTGTGGGGAGGGTGGGAACATGATGTGATGGGATATCCAGGGATATCCACACtggtaaaataaaatcctgctgTCTCCTGGTTCTGAGAGAAGGTGTGCTGTTTGGAGTCGAAAGGCAGTATGCTTCCAGCATCCACAGTGTAAAGTGTGCCATGAAAACAgacctcctcctcacctgtaaCTAGACCTGCTGGTGttccttttgttctctttctccGTAAGCATCCTGAATCCAGACCTTGCGAGCATCTGTGGCAAGGGTGATGAGCTCCAGCGAAGCCATGACGTTGTTCCAGCTGCCCCTAGCATCAGTCTTCCCACCATCGCTCTTGAATAAGGAACTGTGTTCCTTGTCGGCCTTCAGTTTCCTGCCCTTTACACCATTTCTGATGTTGTTCTTGCAGGGGTGTGAACACTTTTTCTCCAGAGGGAAGGCTGTTCCAAGTGGAGTATGCCATCGAGGCCATAAAGGTATCGTCAGCTCCATCTGGTTGCCAAACTGTGATGTTAAGGGCTCTCTCGAACTGAAAGCCTGGGTTTggtcagaaataaaacaggcaGGTTCTACTCATTTGGGCTCTGGCCTCGCTCTGCAGCGAGGCAGGGTTTGGCCAGCTCCCAGGGCAGTACGCAACACCGAGTGGGAGCTGGTACCTTTCCCTGTAGGCGCCGCTCCTGCATGCGACTGCTGTGGCAACTCTTTGCCAGCCTTTCACCTACAGTTTGTGGTAGGAGAGCTGCGTGGCAGTGTTTGATTCCTTCCGTCCAGCCAAAGTTCCTGCCACTCTGCTCTTTTATGGGTCATGAAGAATGAAAAGCCATCGATTTCCCCAAATGCAGGGGAATGTTCCCATCCGTTTCTCATACTGACCAATTtacccccaaaccaaacacaatCTGAAGATGCTAATCCCCACATCAAACCTACTAAAAGCTACTGTTGAAGCAAGAGGTCCTGAATGCCTGTACACTGTGACGCTGCCTGCAGATGTTCATGCTGCCAGCGTGTCCTGCACTTCATGTCCATAAACGCTGGTCTAAGAGCAGAGGAGCGCTCCGCTTTCTGTTTGCCTGAGCTAATGCAGTGTTCCCTTCAGGTCCATGGGCTTTATAAAGATGGAGTCCCTTAAAGTGGCAACTTTTCTTTTGCTAGGtgaactttcattttcttagcTGGTTGCAGTTGCAGCTTGGAGTGGGTCACCGTTTGC
Protein-coding sequences here:
- the SYPL2 gene encoding synaptophysin-like protein 2, whose protein sequence is MSEPAAPAAGDKGPRLQDRVLGGMRWGRLQEPLGFIKVLEWLFAIFAFGACGSFSGETGATVKCGGETKEMSAISVQFGYPFRLYQVPFEMPDCEGESETRTLHLIGDFSAPAEFFVTLGVFSFLYAMAALVLYLRFHSLYGENKKLPFADFCVTVCFAFFWLVAAAAWGKGLTDVKAATRPASLIAAMAVCQGQDVVCNAGTTPAMGLANISVLFGFINFLLWAGNCWFVLKETSWQAQAAPDSAAEQGAIDKQ